One genomic segment of Equus przewalskii isolate Varuska chromosome 13, EquPr2, whole genome shotgun sequence includes these proteins:
- the C13H5orf63 gene encoding glutaredoxin-like protein C5orf63 homolog, which translates to MLWFQENSMQLAKCSFRLLLRNLSASKTALPVLTLFTKHPCPLCDEAKEVLEPYKHRFILQEVDITLPENSAWYERYKFDIPVFHLNGQFLMMHRVNISKLEKHLQKLEQQGAGG; encoded by the exons ATGCTCTGGTTTCAAGAAAATAGCATGCAACTTGCCAAATGCTCCTTTCGACTCCTCTTGAGGAATCTCTCTGCCTCTAAGACTGCTCTGCCTGTGCTGACCTTATTCACAAAG cATCCATGTCCCCTTTGTGATGAAGCCAAGGAAGTACTGGAGCCTTATAAACACAGA tttATTTTACAGGAGGTGGACATCACACTTCCAGAAAATTCTGCATGGTATGAAAGGTATAAATTTGACATCCCCGTCTTTCATTTGAATGGCCAGTTTCTGATGATGCATCGAGTAAACATCTCAAAACTTGAAAAACACCTCCAGAAACTTGAGCAGCAAGGTGCTGGAGGCTGA